A genomic window from Gossypium hirsutum isolate 1008001.06 chromosome D12, Gossypium_hirsutum_v2.1, whole genome shotgun sequence includes:
- the LOC107941868 gene encoding succinate dehydrogenase [ubiquinone] iron-sulfur subunit 3, mitochondrial, giving the protein MASSREIIESIDLQKLQLNQEIYTEIKREKTKPREKSKSLLRNGYNNVARILGKDRKQKQNFPVLEGHPAAQQHAEIAVERSGEIHDRVKKLHKEFKIYRWNPDHPTNNKPFLQSSYVDLSNCGPMVLDALQKIKGEDDSSLSYRRSCREGICGSCAMNVDGTNTVACLKPIDVDTRKPTVLTPLPHMFVIKDLVVDLTNFYHQYRSIEPWLKTKRAPEEGREYRQSPAERKKLDGLYECILCACCSTACPSYWWNPEEFLGPTPLLHAFRWISDSRDGFTQERLQALTEDHKRLYRCRTIKNCAAACPKSLNPADAIHKMKIKHVISQLVEKVGST; this is encoded by the exons ATGGCGAGTAGTAGAGAGATAATCGAAAGCATAGACCTGCAAAAGTTACAGTTGAACCAAG AAATTTATacagaaataaaaagggaaaaaacaaAACCAAGAGAGAAGTCAAAGAGCTTGTTGCGCAACGGCTACAATAATGTAGCTCGGATTTTAGGTAAAGACCGAAAACAGAAGCAAAATTTTCCAGTGCTTGAAGGCCACCCAGCTGCTCAGCAACATGCAGAAATAGCAGTTGAAAGAAGTGGGGAAATTCACGACAGAGTGAAGAAGCTTCACAAGGAGTTCAAGATATATAGGTGGAACCCTGACCACCCCACCAACAACAAGCCCTTCCTCCAGTCTTCCTATGTAGATCTTTCCAACTGTGGGCCCATg GTTTTGGATGCATTGCAAAAGATAAAAGGTGAGGATGATTCAAGCTTGAGCTATAGGAGGTCTTGCAGGGAAGGGATATGTGGGTCTTGTGCCATGAACGTTGATGGAACCAATACAGTGGCCTGCCTCAAGCCCATTGATGTGGACACAAGAAAGCCCACTGTTCTTACTCCCTTGCCTCACATGTTTGTGATCAAAGATCTGGTTGTGGACCTCACCAATTTCTACCATCAGTACAG GTCAATTGAGCCATGGCTGAAGACCAAAAGAGCACCCGAAGAAGGGAGAGAATACAGGCAATCACCGGCAGAGAGGAAGAAGTTAGATGGGTTATACGAGTGCATACTCTGTGCTTGCTGTAGCACAGCCTGCCCATCTTACTGGTGGAACCCCGAGGAATTTCTTGGCCCGACGCCATTGCTTCATGCTTTTCGATGGATCTCCGACAG CCGGGATGGTTTCACTCAGGAAAGGCTTCAGGCTTTGACGGAAGATCACAAAAGATTGTATAGATGTAGGACGATAAAAAATTGCGCAGCAGCCTGCCCCAAAAGCCTGAACCCAGCTGATGCAATTCATAAGATGAAGATTAAGCATGTGATTTCTCAACTAGTGGAGAAGGTTGGAAGCACGTAG